One genomic window of Cyprinus carpio isolate SPL01 chromosome B8, ASM1834038v1, whole genome shotgun sequence includes the following:
- the LOC109052895 gene encoding E3 ubiquitin-protein ligase RNF34-like isoform X2, with protein sequence MKAGASSMWASCCGLLNEVMGTGAVRGQQPGFGAGAGPFRFAPTAGYSTYTPTNSTSTSLVCQACGQAFSVFRRRHICCDCKKSFCLLCSVLQENLRRCTTCQLLKGTAFQRPQLMRLRVKDLRQYLTLRNINTDTCREKEDLVDLVLCHQGTESEDDPDTPSLHSRPLYSPPPSIEEPASPLSALSPTQGEPISRSNSSESTNQDIEDSTSVSLLNLDQTEHTPEVSPQTRRRARASLSDLSSPDDVEQLSVRQLKEILARNFVSFSGCCEKWELVERVRRLYRENEDNRKSMENVSNPITADGCKTQLSNDDNLCRICMDAIIDCVLLECGHMVTCTKCGKRMSECPICRQYVIRAVHVFKS encoded by the exons ATGAAG GCGGGGGCCTCGTCCATGTGGGCATCATGCTGTGGTCTGCTGAATGAGGTGATGGGTACCGGAGCCGTGAGAGGGCAGCAGCCAGGTTTTGGGGCAGGTGCGGGCCCGTTTCGTTTCGCTCCCACTGCAGGATACTCCACATACACGCCCACCAACTCCACCAGCACCAGTCTGGTGTGTCAGGCCTGTGGACAAGCCTTCTCTGTCTTTAGGAGGAGG CACATCTGTTGTGACTGTAAGAAGAGTTTTTGTTTGCTGTGCTCGGTACTTCAGGAAAACCTGCGCAGATGCACGACTTGTCAGCTGCTGAAGGGCACTGCATTCCAGCGTCCACAGCTCATGCGTCTGCGTGTTAAAGACTTGCGGCAGTACCTCACGCTAcgcaacattaacactgataccTGCAG AGAGAAGGAGGACCTTGTGGACTTGGTGCTTTGCCATCAAGGGACAGAAAGTGAGGATGATCCAGACACACCCTCTCTGCACTCACGCCCTCTGTATAGCCCACCACCTTCAATTGAAGAGCCCGCTTCCCCTCTCTCAGCACTCTCTCCAACTCAAGGAGAACCAATCAGTAGGAGCAACAGCTCGGAGTCCACCAATCAG GATATTGAGGATTCCACTTCAGTCTCACTCCTTAACCTTGACCAGACAGAACACACGCCTGAG GTTAGTCCTCAGACGCGGCGGCGAGCTAGAGCTTCTCTGTCAGACCTGTCGTCTCCTGATGACGTGGAGCAGCTGAGCGTACGGCAGCTAAAGGAGATCCTGGCGAGGAACTTTGTGAGCTTCTCCGGCTGCTGTGAGAAGTGGGAGCTGGTGGAGCGCGTCAGGAGGCTTTACCGAGAGAACGAGGACAATCGCAAATCTA TGGAAAATGTAAGCAACCCCATCACTGCAG ATGGTTGCAAAACCCAGTTATCAAATGACGACAACCTGTGTCGCATCTGTATGGACGCGATAATAGACTGCGTGCTGCTGGAGTGCGGTCACATGGTCACCTGCACTAAATGCGGGAAGCGCATGAGCGAATGCCCTATCTGCAGACAATACGTTATCAGGGCTGTGCATGTTTTCAAGTCTTAA
- the LOC109052895 gene encoding E3 ubiquitin-protein ligase RNF34-like isoform X1, with protein MKAGASSMWASCCGLLNEVMGTGAVRGQQPGFGAGAGPFRFAPTAGYSTYTPTNSTSTSLVCQACGQAFSVFRRRHICCDCKKSFCLLCSVLQENLRRCTTCQLLKGTAFQRPQLMRLRVKDLRQYLTLRNINTDTCREKEDLVDLVLCHQGTESEDDPDTPSLHSRPLYSPPPSIEEPASPLSALSPTQGEPISRSNSSESTNQDIEDSTSVSLLNLDQTEHTPEVSPQTRRRARASLSDLSSPDDVEQLSVRQLKEILARNFVSFSGCCEKWELVERVRRLYRENEDNRKSMENVSNPITAVVAYPPPICNGGIGDGCKTQLSNDDNLCRICMDAIIDCVLLECGHMVTCTKCGKRMSECPICRQYVIRAVHVFKS; from the exons ATGAAG GCGGGGGCCTCGTCCATGTGGGCATCATGCTGTGGTCTGCTGAATGAGGTGATGGGTACCGGAGCCGTGAGAGGGCAGCAGCCAGGTTTTGGGGCAGGTGCGGGCCCGTTTCGTTTCGCTCCCACTGCAGGATACTCCACATACACGCCCACCAACTCCACCAGCACCAGTCTGGTGTGTCAGGCCTGTGGACAAGCCTTCTCTGTCTTTAGGAGGAGG CACATCTGTTGTGACTGTAAGAAGAGTTTTTGTTTGCTGTGCTCGGTACTTCAGGAAAACCTGCGCAGATGCACGACTTGTCAGCTGCTGAAGGGCACTGCATTCCAGCGTCCACAGCTCATGCGTCTGCGTGTTAAAGACTTGCGGCAGTACCTCACGCTAcgcaacattaacactgataccTGCAG AGAGAAGGAGGACCTTGTGGACTTGGTGCTTTGCCATCAAGGGACAGAAAGTGAGGATGATCCAGACACACCCTCTCTGCACTCACGCCCTCTGTATAGCCCACCACCTTCAATTGAAGAGCCCGCTTCCCCTCTCTCAGCACTCTCTCCAACTCAAGGAGAACCAATCAGTAGGAGCAACAGCTCGGAGTCCACCAATCAG GATATTGAGGATTCCACTTCAGTCTCACTCCTTAACCTTGACCAGACAGAACACACGCCTGAG GTTAGTCCTCAGACGCGGCGGCGAGCTAGAGCTTCTCTGTCAGACCTGTCGTCTCCTGATGACGTGGAGCAGCTGAGCGTACGGCAGCTAAAGGAGATCCTGGCGAGGAACTTTGTGAGCTTCTCCGGCTGCTGTGAGAAGTGGGAGCTGGTGGAGCGCGTCAGGAGGCTTTACCGAGAGAACGAGGACAATCGCAAATCTA TGGAAAATGTAAGCAACCCCATCACTGCAG TGGTAGCTTATCCCCCTCCAATCTGCAATGGCGGAATCGGAG ATGGTTGCAAAACCCAGTTATCAAATGACGACAACCTGTGTCGCATCTGTATGGACGCGATAATAGACTGCGTGCTGCTGGAGTGCGGTCACATGGTCACCTGCACTAAATGCGGGAAGCGCATGAGCGAATGCCCTATCTGCAGACAATACGTTATCAGGGCTGTGCATGTTTTCAAGTCTTAA
- the LOC109052895 gene encoding E3 ubiquitin-protein ligase RNF34-like isoform X3, whose amino-acid sequence MKAGASSMWASCCGLLNEVMGTGAVRGQQPGFGAGAGPFRFAPTAGYSTYTPTNSTSTSLVCQACGQAFSVFRRRHICCDCKKSFCLLCSVLQENLRRCTTCQLLKGTAFQRPQLMRLRVKDLRQYLTLRNINTDTCREKEDLVDLVLCHQGTESEDDPDTPSLHSRPLYSPPPSIEEPASPLSALSPTQGEPISRSNSSESTNQDIEDSTSVSLLNLDQTEHTPEVSPQTRRRARASLSDLSSPDDVEQLSVRQLKEILARNFVSFSGCCEKWELVERVRRLYRENEDNRKSNGCKTQLSNDDNLCRICMDAIIDCVLLECGHMVTCTKCGKRMSECPICRQYVIRAVHVFKS is encoded by the exons ATGAAG GCGGGGGCCTCGTCCATGTGGGCATCATGCTGTGGTCTGCTGAATGAGGTGATGGGTACCGGAGCCGTGAGAGGGCAGCAGCCAGGTTTTGGGGCAGGTGCGGGCCCGTTTCGTTTCGCTCCCACTGCAGGATACTCCACATACACGCCCACCAACTCCACCAGCACCAGTCTGGTGTGTCAGGCCTGTGGACAAGCCTTCTCTGTCTTTAGGAGGAGG CACATCTGTTGTGACTGTAAGAAGAGTTTTTGTTTGCTGTGCTCGGTACTTCAGGAAAACCTGCGCAGATGCACGACTTGTCAGCTGCTGAAGGGCACTGCATTCCAGCGTCCACAGCTCATGCGTCTGCGTGTTAAAGACTTGCGGCAGTACCTCACGCTAcgcaacattaacactgataccTGCAG AGAGAAGGAGGACCTTGTGGACTTGGTGCTTTGCCATCAAGGGACAGAAAGTGAGGATGATCCAGACACACCCTCTCTGCACTCACGCCCTCTGTATAGCCCACCACCTTCAATTGAAGAGCCCGCTTCCCCTCTCTCAGCACTCTCTCCAACTCAAGGAGAACCAATCAGTAGGAGCAACAGCTCGGAGTCCACCAATCAG GATATTGAGGATTCCACTTCAGTCTCACTCCTTAACCTTGACCAGACAGAACACACGCCTGAG GTTAGTCCTCAGACGCGGCGGCGAGCTAGAGCTTCTCTGTCAGACCTGTCGTCTCCTGATGACGTGGAGCAGCTGAGCGTACGGCAGCTAAAGGAGATCCTGGCGAGGAACTTTGTGAGCTTCTCCGGCTGCTGTGAGAAGTGGGAGCTGGTGGAGCGCGTCAGGAGGCTTTACCGAGAGAACGAGGACAATCGCAAATCTA ATGGTTGCAAAACCCAGTTATCAAATGACGACAACCTGTGTCGCATCTGTATGGACGCGATAATAGACTGCGTGCTGCTGGAGTGCGGTCACATGGTCACCTGCACTAAATGCGGGAAGCGCATGAGCGAATGCCCTATCTGCAGACAATACGTTATCAGGGCTGTGCATGTTTTCAAGTCTTAA